A genomic window from Alkalihalobacillus sp. AL-G includes:
- a CDS encoding RidA family protein, producing the protein MKSVHTTNAPEAIGPYSQGIVVNNMFYSSGQIALTPDGSLAGEDIQMQTHQVFANLKAVLSEAGASLNTVVKTTVFLKSMEDFPQVNEVYAEYFENHKPARSCVEVSKLPKDGLVEIEVVALVQGE; encoded by the coding sequence ATGAAATCGGTTCATACAACGAATGCTCCAGAAGCAATTGGACCCTATTCTCAAGGAATTGTTGTTAACAATATGTTCTATAGTTCAGGACAAATTGCATTAACACCAGATGGGAGCCTGGCTGGTGAGGATATCCAAATGCAAACTCACCAGGTTTTCGCAAACCTCAAAGCAGTGTTATCAGAAGCGGGAGCATCGCTGAATACAGTAGTAAAAACGACGGTCTTCCTTAAAAGCATGGAGGACTTTCCACAAGTTAATGAAGTTTATGCAGAGTATTTCGAAAATCATAAGCCAGCACGGTCTTGCGTGGAAGTCTCAAAGCTTCCTAAAGATGGGCTTGTAGAAATCGAAGTAGTTGCACTTGTACAAGGTGAATAA
- the ispE gene encoding 4-(cytidine 5'-diphospho)-2-C-methyl-D-erythritol kinase: MKHSIKAPAKINLTLDVLHKREDGYHEVEMIMTTIDLADRIELTTLKEDLISIESSGGFVPSDSRNLAYQAADLLRNKFGRKDGIHIFIDKQIPVSAGLAGGSSDAAATLKGLNQLWHLNLTTKELADIGAEIGSDVSFCVYGGTALAKGRGEIIRQIPAPPPCWIVLAKPTLGVSTADVYRQLNLDGVAHPQTEIMINAIEQKDYNLISNTLGNVLESVTLQQYPEVNHIKEQMDRLGADGVLMSGSGPTVFGLTLHESRAQRIYNGLRGFCNEVYMVRMLGEPE, from the coding sequence ATGAAGCATTCAATAAAAGCACCAGCTAAAATCAACTTAACATTAGATGTTTTACATAAACGGGAAGATGGTTACCATGAGGTCGAAATGATCATGACAACGATCGATTTAGCAGACCGTATAGAATTGACAACATTAAAAGAAGATCTTATCTCGATTGAATCATCAGGTGGATTTGTTCCTTCTGATAGTAGGAACCTGGCATACCAGGCTGCTGACTTGTTGCGCAATAAATTTGGTCGAAAAGATGGCATTCATATATTCATCGACAAACAAATTCCAGTTTCTGCCGGATTAGCTGGAGGTAGTAGTGATGCTGCTGCAACTTTAAAAGGTCTAAATCAATTATGGCATTTAAATCTCACAACAAAGGAACTAGCTGATATCGGTGCCGAGATTGGTTCAGATGTTTCATTTTGTGTATATGGAGGAACGGCACTTGCAAAAGGCAGGGGGGAAATCATCCGTCAAATCCCTGCACCTCCTCCATGCTGGATCGTATTAGCAAAACCAACATTAGGTGTATCAACTGCAGACGTTTATCGTCAGCTGAATCTAGACGGGGTGGCCCACCCTCAAACGGAAATTATGATTAATGCCATTGAACAGAAAGACTACAACCTTATCAGCAATACACTCGGAAACGTTCTGGAGTCTGTAACATTACAGCAATACCCTGAGGTGAACCATATTAAAGAACAAATGGATCGCCTTGGGGCAGATGGTGTATTAATGAGCGGAAGTGGTCCAACCGTTTTTGGTTTGACACTACATGAGTCCAGGGCACAACGGATTTATAACGGTCTGCGGGGATTTTGTAATGAAGTTTATATGGTTCGGATGCTAGGTGAACCAGAATAG
- the veg gene encoding biofilm formation stimulator Veg: MGKTIPDIKRVLDGQVGKKLTLKANGGRRKTIERSGTLEETYPAVFIVKLDQDTNAFERVSYSYADVLTETVELTFFEDTGMMVSGQ; encoded by the coding sequence ATGGGTAAAACAATTCCGGACATAAAACGTGTATTGGACGGTCAAGTTGGTAAAAAGCTTACGTTGAAAGCAAACGGTGGACGACGTAAAACGATCGAAAGAAGCGGCACCTTAGAAGAAACATATCCAGCTGTATTTATCGTCAAATTGGATCAAGATACAAATGCATTTGAACGTGTTTCCTACAGCTATGCTGATGTATTAACTGAAACAGTTGAATTAACATTCTTTGAAGATACAGGTATGATGGTAAGCGGGCAGTAG
- the yabG gene encoding sporulation peptidase YabG encodes MSIKVGDIVGRHSYQCDLLFRVTALSDDQGTAELAGEDMRLIADAPVQDLVVMDGDEQQERRKKIKEKEKTSYRLFRQDYQLLRHKMEYAATGGYDKNHSYFRLPGKVLHVDGDPYYLSKCLELYKKLNVPVYGIHMKEEEMPEKVLPLLEEVAPDILVITGHDAYIRSKGSKQDLQAYRNSKHFVRTVRDARKKYPHLDQLMIFAGACQSHFESLIRAGSNFASSPGRVNIHALDPVYIVSKISFTSFVDRINVWEVLRNTITGEDGIGGVETTGFLRTGMPIKSEEETGSTIKV; translated from the coding sequence ATGTCCATAAAAGTGGGAGATATCGTCGGTAGACACTCCTATCAATGTGACCTGTTATTTCGTGTCACAGCACTATCAGACGATCAAGGAACCGCAGAGTTAGCAGGGGAAGATATGAGGTTGATTGCCGATGCCCCCGTACAGGATCTTGTGGTGATGGATGGAGATGAACAACAGGAGCGTCGAAAAAAAATTAAAGAGAAAGAAAAGACTTCCTATCGTTTATTCAGACAGGACTACCAACTGCTGCGTCATAAGATGGAATATGCAGCAACGGGTGGCTACGATAAGAATCATTCGTATTTTCGTCTGCCGGGTAAGGTTCTCCATGTCGATGGAGACCCTTATTATTTAAGTAAATGTTTAGAGCTTTATAAGAAATTGAACGTGCCTGTATATGGGATTCATATGAAAGAAGAAGAAATGCCGGAAAAGGTCTTGCCCCTCCTCGAAGAAGTAGCTCCTGACATCCTTGTTATTACTGGTCACGATGCTTATATTCGATCAAAAGGGAGTAAACAGGATCTCCAAGCCTATCGAAACTCAAAGCACTTCGTAAGAACGGTGCGTGATGCTCGGAAGAAATACCCGCATCTGGACCAATTAATGATTTTTGCTGGAGCCTGTCAATCACATTTTGAATCTCTGATTCGGGCAGGGTCCAATTTTGCAAGTTCACCGGGTAGAGTGAACATCCATGCCCTTGATCCTGTTTATATTGTATCTAAGATAAGCTTCACATCGTTTGTAGACCGTATTAATGTTTGGGAAGTATTACGCAATACAATCACTGGAGAAGATGGAATCGGTGGTGTTGAAACAACGGGATTCCTAAGAACAGGTATGCCGATCAAATCAGAGGAAGAAACCGGATCCACAATAAAAGTTTAA
- a CDS encoding small, acid-soluble spore protein, alpha/beta type — protein MSRRRGMMSDALKEEIAKELGFYDTVQNEGWGAIRAKDAGNMVKRAIEKAQEQMTNNQ, from the coding sequence ATGAGCAGAAGACGTGGAATGATGTCAGATGCCTTAAAAGAAGAAATCGCAAAGGAATTAGGCTTCTATGATACCGTGCAAAATGAAGGTTGGGGAGCAATACGTGCGAAAGATGCTGGGAACATGGTCAAGCGTGCAATTGAAAAGGCACAGGAGCAAATGACAAATAATCAATAG
- the spoVG gene encoding septation regulator SpoVG codes for MEVTDVRLRRVNTDGRMKAIASITIDHEFVVHDIRVIDGNNGMFVAMPSKRTPDGEFRDIAHPITSNTREKIQTAVLTEYHRVGELESALEEAGAS; via the coding sequence ATGGAAGTAACAGATGTAAGACTTCGTCGAGTAAACACAGATGGACGCATGAAAGCCATCGCTTCAATCACCATCGATCATGAATTTGTTGTTCATGATATCCGTGTGATTGATGGAAATAATGGAATGTTTGTTGCCATGCCAAGCAAACGGACGCCAGATGGGGAGTTCCGGGATATTGCGCATCCAATAACTTCTAATACTCGTGAAAAAATTCAAACAGCAGTATTAACCGAATACCATCGTGTGGGAGAACTGGAGTCCGCTTTGGAAGAAGCAGGCGCATCCTAA
- the purR gene encoding pur operon repressor — protein MKLKRSGRLVDLTRYLLQHPHQLLSLSFFSERYGSAKSSISEDLLIIKENFEEQGAGWLVTLPGAAGGVKYIPRVSKEDAIQVTEELKVLLSSSERVLPGGYLYMTDIIGNPSIVDKVGRMFASMFSDRDIDVVMTVATKGIPLAYAVASYLNVPVVIVRSNSRVTEGSTVSINYVSGSTKRIQTMALAKRSLQSGSNVLIVDDFMKAGGTIKGMMDLLQEFDASLAGIGVLVESEEVQERLVDDYFSVARLSHVDAKEKRIQVEAGNYLDRMEG, from the coding sequence ATGAAATTAAAACGTAGTGGCAGACTTGTCGACTTAACTAGATACCTCCTCCAGCATCCTCATCAATTGTTATCCCTTTCGTTCTTTAGTGAACGATATGGTTCGGCGAAGTCTTCTATTAGTGAAGATTTACTGATCATCAAAGAAAACTTTGAAGAACAAGGTGCTGGCTGGTTAGTGACCTTACCTGGTGCTGCAGGGGGCGTTAAGTACATTCCCCGGGTTTCTAAGGAGGACGCGATACAGGTCACCGAGGAACTAAAGGTTCTTTTGAGCTCATCGGAACGAGTACTCCCAGGTGGTTATCTTTATATGACAGACATTATTGGCAACCCTTCAATCGTGGATAAAGTAGGTCGGATGTTTGCGTCTATGTTCTCAGATCGTGATATTGATGTCGTCATGACTGTTGCGACAAAAGGGATTCCATTAGCGTACGCAGTTGCCTCATACCTTAATGTTCCGGTTGTTATCGTCCGTAGTAATAGCCGTGTGACCGAAGGATCGACGGTCAGCATCAATTATGTGTCTGGATCGACGAAACGGATTCAAACAATGGCTTTGGCGAAAAGAAGTCTGCAATCCGGATCTAATGTTTTAATTGTCGATGATTTTATGAAGGCAGGCGGAACGATTAAAGGCATGATGGATCTTCTTCAGGAGTTTGATGCGAGCCTTGCTGGAATCGGAGTACTGGTAGAATCCGAAGAAGTCCAAGAAAGACTTGTTGATGATTACTTTTCAGTAGCTCGGCTTTCACACGTGGATGCAAAGGAAAAACGAATTCAAGTTGAAGCAGGAAATTACCTGGATCGGATGGAGGGGTAG
- the glmU gene encoding bifunctional UDP-N-acetylglucosamine diphosphorylase/glucosamine-1-phosphate N-acetyltransferase GlmU: MTTRYAVVLAAGQGTRMKSRLYKVLHPVCGKPMVQHVVDQITRVNADKIVTVIGHGAEDVKSTLGQKIDYVLQEEQLGTGHAVMQAEEQLGRLEGTTIVVCGDTPLITSETMEALIKHHEDENAKVTLLTAHAQDPAGYGRVLRNEDGTVSKVVEHKDANDEERLVNEINTGTYCFDNKTLFKALKRVNNNNVQGEYYLPDVIEIVKNDSETVAAYRTPSFEETIGVNDRVALSEVERIMKARINANHMKNGVTIIDPMQTYIGADVQIGQDTVIKPGTLLTGTSVIGEDCVIGPNTEVIDSTIGNHTSIRQSIVSESDVGNQSVIGPFAHIRPHSQLGNEIKVGNFVEVKKSKMGDGSKASHLSYIGDAEIGKDVNLGCGSITVNYDGKNKHLTKVEDGAFIGCNSNLVAPVTVGKNAYVAAGSTITDNVPGEALSIARARQTNKENYISQIQEKQNNHGRKE, encoded by the coding sequence ATGACAACTCGTTATGCGGTGGTTTTAGCTGCTGGACAAGGAACCAGAATGAAATCTCGCTTATATAAAGTGTTACACCCTGTATGTGGGAAACCAATGGTTCAACATGTGGTGGACCAAATTACTAGGGTCAACGCTGATAAAATCGTCACCGTCATTGGACACGGAGCGGAAGATGTAAAGTCCACACTCGGTCAGAAGATAGATTACGTTCTTCAGGAGGAACAGCTGGGGACTGGACATGCTGTCATGCAGGCTGAGGAACAACTCGGCCGTCTAGAAGGAACAACAATCGTGGTTTGTGGAGATACACCTCTGATCACCTCGGAAACGATGGAAGCTCTCATTAAACATCATGAGGATGAAAATGCGAAAGTCACATTATTAACCGCTCATGCACAAGACCCAGCAGGATATGGAAGAGTTCTTCGGAACGAGGATGGTACCGTTTCAAAGGTCGTAGAACATAAGGACGCCAACGACGAAGAACGACTCGTTAACGAAATTAATACAGGTACGTACTGTTTTGATAATAAAACTTTATTTAAAGCGCTCAAGCGTGTAAACAATAATAACGTTCAAGGTGAATACTACCTCCCTGATGTAATCGAAATTGTAAAGAATGACTCAGAAACCGTAGCGGCATATCGGACTCCTTCCTTTGAAGAAACGATTGGTGTCAATGATCGTGTCGCACTTTCCGAAGTAGAACGAATTATGAAGGCGCGGATTAATGCGAATCATATGAAAAATGGTGTAACAATCATCGATCCGATGCAAACCTATATAGGCGCTGATGTTCAGATTGGGCAAGATACGGTAATAAAACCCGGAACATTACTAACGGGTACTTCTGTAATAGGTGAAGATTGTGTGATTGGACCGAACACCGAAGTCATCGATAGTACAATCGGAAATCATACGTCCATTCGACAATCCATAGTAAGTGAAAGTGACGTCGGAAATCAATCGGTAATCGGCCCGTTTGCGCATATTCGACCGCATTCCCAGCTTGGAAACGAAATAAAAGTTGGGAATTTTGTAGAAGTGAAAAAGTCAAAAATGGGTGACGGAAGTAAAGCCTCCCATCTTAGCTACATTGGTGATGCAGAAATCGGAAAGGATGTTAACCTTGGCTGCGGCTCCATTACAGTCAATTACGATGGAAAGAACAAACATCTGACGAAGGTTGAAGACGGAGCGTTTATCGGTTGTAATTCCAACTTAGTCGCACCTGTGACTGTTGGGAAGAATGCCTATGTGGCTGCTGGATCAACGATTACTGATAATGTACCGGGTGAAGCGCTGTCTATAGCACGTGCCCGTCAAACGAACAAAGAAAATTATATTTCTCAAATCCAGGAAAAACAAAACAACCACGGGAGGAAAGAATAA